A genomic window from Salvelinus namaycush isolate Seneca chromosome 5, SaNama_1.0, whole genome shotgun sequence includes:
- the LOC120047675 gene encoding cytosolic non-specific dipeptidase-like, which produces MLLVVISSVSPHPHHLFEYDELSQYVDSHQEEYVQTLRDWVAVESDSSDVLRRPDCHRMMDMTAEKLQAMGGKVELVDIGVQELPDGKTVALPKVVTAQFGSDPSKQTVCVYGHVDVQPAKLEDGWATEPYNLTDIDGHLYGRGASDNKAPVLAWIHTVEVYQALSIDLPVNVKFIIEGMEETGSNGLDAMIVAQKDTFFSDVDYIIISDCGWLSRRPALTYGTRGNCYFFAEVEGPKQDLHSGVYGGTVIEPMTDLIGILDTLISPSGKILIPGIREAVAPLSDEEWKMYQDIEFDIESFKSKIGVSQLMYSNKVDLLAHRWRYPTVTIHGIEGAFSGPGSKTVIPAKVIAKFSIRQVPNMDPAVVKKQVTDYLNSVFAKRKSPNKLKVTMIIGAKPWLADTKHPLYEAGKAAVKRVFDVEPDLIREGGTIPIAKTFEDVTGKSIIMMPIGGFDDGLHSQNEKMSRYNYIEGTKLFIAYLHEVAHLKKD; this is translated from the exons ATGCTCCTTGTTGTTATATCAAGTgtctctcctcatcctcatcaCTTATTTGAGTATGATGAGCTGAGCCAGTATGTTGACAGCCATCAGGAGGAATATGTACAG actctGAGGGACTGGGTTGCTGTAGAGAGCGACTCCAGTGATGTCTTGAGGAGGCCAGACTGCCATCGCATGATGGATATGACGGCTGAGAAACTACAAGCCATGGGAGGGAAGGTGGAACTAGTGGACATCGGCGTACAAGAG CTACCTGATGGCAAGACAGTGGCCTTACCCAAGGTGGTGACAGCCCAGTTTGGCAGTGACCCCAGTAAGCAGACAGTCTGTGTGTACGGACATGTGGATGTCCAGCCTGCTAAGCTAGAGGACGGCTGGGCCACTGAACCCTACAACCTGACAGACATCGATG GACACCTCTACGGCAGAGGGGCGTCTGACAACAAGGCCCCTGTCTTAGCCTGGATCCATACAGTGGAGGTCTATCAGGCCCTCAGCATT GACCTGCCAGTCAATGTGAAGTTCATCATCGAGGGGATGGAGGAGACCGGGTCCAATGGCCTGGACGCCATGATCGTGGCGCAGAAAGACACGTTCTTCTCTGACGTCGATTACATCATCATCTCAGACTGTGGTTGGCTGAGCCGACGCCCCGCCCTCACCTACGGGACCAGGGGGAACTGCTACTTCTTTGCTGAG GTAGAGGGCCCAAAACAGGACCTACACTCAGGGGTGTATGGAGGCACTGTTATAGAGCCTATGACAGATCTGATCGGCATATTGG ACACACTGATCAGCCCCAGTGGAAAGATCCTCATTCCAGGCATCAGAGAGGCCGTCGCCCCACTCTCAGACGAAGAGTGGAAGATGTACCAGGACATTGAGTTTGACATTGAGAGCTTTAAGTCCAAGATTGGCGTCAGCCAACTCATGTACAGCAACAAG GTAGATCTGCTGGCCCATCGTTGGCGTTACCCTACCGTTACCATCCATGGCATCGAGGGAGCCTTCTCTGGCCCTGGCTCTAAGACGGTCATCCCTGCTAAGGTCATTGCCAAGTTCTCCATCCGACAGGTCCCCAACATGGACCCAGCAGTGGTCAAGAAACAG GTCACAGACTACCTGAACTCTGTGTTTGCCAAGAGAAAGAGCCCCAACAAGCTGAAGGTGACCATGATCATCGGGGCTAAGCCCTGGTTAGCAGACACCAAGCACCCCCTGTACGAGGCAGGGAAAGCAGCCGTGAAGAGAG TGTTTGACGTGGAGCCAGACCTGATCCGTGAAGGGGGAACCATCCCCATCGCCAAGACCTTTGAGGACGTGACCGGGAAGAGCATCATCATGATGCCTATCGGAGGCTTCGACGACGGCCTGCACTCCCAGAACGAGAAGATGAGCAG GTACAACTACATAGAGGGGACCAAGTTGTTCATCGCGTACCTCCATGAAGTGGCCCATCTCAAGAAGGACTGA